A window of the Rhodoferax sp. GW822-FHT02A01 genome harbors these coding sequences:
- a CDS encoding MurR/RpiR family transcriptional regulator has protein sequence MKTAASPQPTVDETIRRISLAYESLSNQLQAIARYVEKNRDRIGIEGIREFAQQCGVQPSAIVRFSKRFGFSGFSELQAMFRENLYKQLSPEGCYTARIRNSITSANHIPSTVEVAKDFLEQSISGMRDLQDSMNLSTFQNAVELLSKTDCVWIAASHRSFPIAAYLEYALQHTDKRVMLVDTKSSMHMGQMHSVRKNDVILAISFLPYAEETLAVARNAIERGAHLIVITDSGLSPLAQLASVALVVHETTSFGFRSLCNAMGLAQSLFVSLAYSLELSKTSP, from the coding sequence ATGAAAACTGCAGCCAGCCCACAGCCTACCGTTGATGAGACGATCCGGCGAATATCGCTGGCGTACGAATCCCTGAGCAATCAGCTGCAGGCCATAGCCAGATATGTTGAAAAAAATCGGGATCGCATAGGCATCGAGGGCATCCGAGAATTCGCACAGCAATGCGGAGTTCAACCTTCTGCTATCGTGCGCTTCTCCAAGCGCTTTGGCTTTTCAGGCTTTAGCGAATTGCAGGCTATGTTCCGGGAGAATCTTTACAAGCAACTGTCGCCTGAGGGCTGTTACACGGCACGGATCCGCAACTCGATTACATCGGCAAATCACATCCCGTCAACTGTTGAAGTTGCCAAGGATTTTCTGGAGCAGAGCATCTCGGGCATGCGAGATCTGCAGGACAGTATGAATTTGTCCACTTTTCAGAATGCAGTGGAACTGCTTTCCAAAACGGACTGTGTTTGGATTGCAGCTTCGCACCGTTCATTCCCTATTGCCGCATATTTGGAATACGCATTGCAGCACACCGACAAGCGAGTGATGTTGGTCGATACGAAGTCCAGCATGCACATGGGCCAGATGCATTCGGTGCGCAAGAATGATGTGATTTTGGCCATCTCGTTTCTGCCTTACGCAGAAGAAACCCTGGCGGTGGCACGCAACGCGATTGAACGCGGGGCTCATCTCATCGTAATTACAGACAGTGGGCTTAGTCCATTGGCGCAGCTTGCAAGTGTAGCGTTGGTGGTGCACGAGACAACAAGCTTTGGTTTTCGCTCGCTCTGCAATGCCATGGGCCTAGCGCAGAGCCTTTTTGTTTCATTGGCCTACTCCCTGGAATTATCCAAGACGTCCCCTTAG
- a CDS encoding Crp/Fnr family transcriptional regulator, producing MLFSIATTQRSATGHAGLHRLRGKRPLTAGERGNNEWKEGNNVTDHQLPAQNVLTEFLRTSPWRSGLTESQFDRVCHEAVSREFSAGATICLRESPSEHWLAVVNGLVKVDTVSTDGRATTFAGVPGGSWFGEGAVLKGEPRPYAVVAIRDSTVAFVPRATFMWLLENSHSFSRWLIDQLNARLGYYVAMVEGLRLGDVNTRVAYCLAELFNPQLYPNTKARIDISQEEIGRLTGMARQTAYRALHELEKVGLIQVEYGSIEILDLDRLKRYALGA from the coding sequence TTGTTGTTTAGTATTGCAACGACGCAAAGATCCGCCACTGGTCACGCCGGACTGCATCGGCTTCGTGGCAAGCGACCTCTGACCGCAGGTGAACGAGGAAATAACGAATGGAAAGAGGGTAATAACGTGACTGATCATCAACTCCCTGCGCAGAACGTACTGACAGAGTTTTTGCGCACTTCTCCGTGGCGTTCCGGGCTCACGGAGTCCCAGTTTGATCGCGTATGCCATGAGGCCGTCAGCCGCGAATTCAGCGCTGGCGCAACCATTTGTTTGCGCGAATCACCGTCAGAGCATTGGTTGGCTGTTGTCAACGGATTGGTAAAGGTCGACACCGTTTCTACCGACGGGCGCGCCACCACGTTTGCGGGGGTGCCTGGAGGCTCCTGGTTTGGCGAAGGCGCTGTGCTCAAAGGCGAGCCGCGTCCTTATGCCGTGGTTGCCATTCGTGACAGCACAGTCGCCTTTGTGCCGCGCGCTACGTTTATGTGGCTGCTGGAGAACAGCCATTCTTTCAGCCGCTGGCTTATTGACCAGTTGAACGCACGTCTGGGCTACTACGTTGCCATGGTGGAGGGCCTACGATTAGGGGATGTGAACACCAGAGTTGCTTACTGTCTTGCTGAACTCTTCAACCCCCAACTGTATCCCAATACCAAAGCCAGAATCGATATCTCCCAAGAGGAGATTGGCCGTCTCACCGGAATGGCGCGCCAGACCGCTTACCGCGCCTTGCATGAGCTGGAAAAGGTGGGGCTGATTCAAGTAGAGTACGGATCAATTGAAATACTAGACCTGGACAGGCTGAAGCGCTACGCACTGGGTGCGTAA
- a CDS encoding AMP-binding protein, translating to MSATAYASGLEKCEANHVPLTPLNFLGRTADVYPNRTAIVHGSFRQTWAQTRERCYRLASALVRLGAEVGDTVSIIAPNTPAMLEAHFGVPLSGAVLNAINCRLDAEGVAFILRHGECKLLLVDREFAPLVSKALQSVPNPPRVIDINDSEAPAGPAIGETDYETLLASGDPQFPGCWPKDEWTPIALNYTSGTTGDPKGVVPSHRGTYLMSLLQMTDWALPRAPVYLWTLPMFHANGWCFTWAITAAAGTHVCLRRVTAANVFAAIAEQGVDHFCAAPIVMAGIASTPQEERIALPRRVRVLTAGSPPPAAVLEAVKTMGFDVDHVFGITEISGTPVSCAWQGEWDALPSETQGRLKARQGVRAAALENVCVADPQSFEQVPRDAATSGEILVRGNTVMMGYLKNPNATAKAFEGGWFHTGDVAVVHPDGYMQITDRSKDIIISGGENISSVEVEEILYRVPGVLNAAVVAQPDEKWGEVPCAFVEMKSNSPALSEAEIISFCRERLAHFKCPRRVVFVELPKTATGKIQKFRLRQMAGSREAITRLAG from the coding sequence ATGAGCGCAACAGCTTACGCAAGCGGCCTCGAAAAATGCGAGGCCAATCATGTTCCCCTGACACCCTTGAACTTTCTGGGGCGAACTGCCGACGTTTACCCAAACCGCACGGCCATTGTGCATGGCAGCTTCCGCCAAACCTGGGCGCAGACACGGGAACGTTGCTATCGGCTGGCCTCGGCCCTTGTCCGGTTGGGAGCAGAGGTTGGCGACACAGTTTCCATCATCGCACCCAATACGCCAGCCATGCTGGAGGCTCACTTTGGCGTGCCACTGTCCGGTGCTGTCCTCAATGCCATCAACTGCCGTCTGGATGCCGAAGGGGTGGCGTTTATCTTGCGCCACGGTGAGTGCAAGCTGCTGCTGGTGGATCGTGAATTTGCGCCCCTGGTATCGAAAGCATTGCAGTCCGTACCCAACCCGCCGCGTGTCATTGACATCAACGATTCAGAAGCACCTGCCGGTCCGGCCATTGGAGAGACCGACTACGAGACGCTCCTGGCAAGTGGTGACCCTCAGTTTCCCGGCTGCTGGCCGAAGGATGAATGGACGCCCATTGCGCTGAACTACACATCAGGTACTACGGGTGACCCGAAAGGAGTGGTTCCAAGCCATCGGGGCACCTATTTAATGAGCCTCCTGCAAATGACGGACTGGGCCTTGCCCAGGGCACCGGTCTATTTGTGGACGCTGCCCATGTTCCATGCCAATGGCTGGTGTTTCACCTGGGCCATTACGGCGGCGGCCGGTACTCATGTGTGCCTGCGGCGGGTCACGGCAGCGAATGTGTTCGCCGCCATTGCTGAACAGGGCGTGGACCATTTTTGTGCCGCGCCCATTGTGATGGCTGGAATTGCCAGTACCCCGCAGGAGGAGCGCATCGCTTTGCCGCGCCGCGTACGGGTGCTAACCGCCGGTTCACCACCACCTGCTGCCGTTCTGGAGGCCGTGAAGACCATGGGATTTGATGTGGACCATGTTTTTGGCATCACGGAAATATCGGGCACGCCCGTGAGCTGTGCCTGGCAAGGCGAGTGGGATGCGCTGCCGTCCGAAACCCAGGGACGTTTGAAGGCACGCCAGGGTGTGCGTGCGGCAGCGTTGGAAAACGTGTGTGTTGCCGACCCGCAATCTTTTGAGCAAGTGCCACGGGATGCTGCGACAAGCGGTGAGATTCTGGTCCGTGGCAATACCGTGATGATGGGGTATTTGAAGAATCCGAATGCGACCGCCAAGGCATTTGAAGGCGGATGGTTTCACACCGGGGACGTGGCTGTTGTGCACCCCGACGGCTACATGCAGATCACCGACCGATCCAAAGACATCATCATCTCTGGCGGTGAAAACATTTCATCGGTTGAAGTTGAGGAGATCTTGTATCGCGTTCCCGGTGTTTTGAATGCTGCCGTAGTGGCTCAGCCCGATGAAAAATGGGGCGAGGTTCCCTGCGCCTTTGTTGAAATGAAATCGAATTCGCCTGCTTTATCCGAAGCGGAAATAATTTCCTTTTGCCGTGAGCGTTTGGCACATTTCAAATGTCCGCGCCGCGTGGTCTTCGTTGAGTTGCCCAAAACCGCCACGGGAAAAATTCAGAAGTTCCGCCTCAGGCAAATGGCGGGAAGCCGCGAGGCGATTACAAGACTGGCAGGCTGA
- a CDS encoding CoA-acylating methylmalonate-semialdehyde dehydrogenase, with protein sequence MTPYTDSTEVAQYIQGARTAGTSTRTQPVYNPATGQVARQVRLGNADDVAAAVASANAAFPAWADTPPIRRARIMFKFLELLNARKDELARVITAEHGKVFTDAQGEVSRGIDIVEFSCGIAQLLKGDFTDQVSTGIDNWTLRQPLGVVAGITPFNFPVMVPMWMFPVAIAAGNTFVLKPSPLDPSPSLLIADLFKQAGLPDGVFNVVQGDKEAVDALLEHPDVKAISFVGSTPIANHIYETGARHGKRVQALGGAKNHMVVMPDADIDQAVDALVGAGYGSAGERCMAISVAVLVGDVGDRLIPKLLERTKSLKVLDGMNLAAEMGPIVTQAAHARITGYIEQGVKEGATLLHDGRTFSGKAAGAGCDNGFWMGGTLFDNVTPEMKIYKEEIFGPVLSCVHVKDLAQAVNLINAHEFGNGVSCFTRDGNVAREFSRRIQVGMVGINVPIPVPMAWHGFGGWKKSLFGDMHAYGEEGVRFYTKQKSIMQRWPESIGKGAEFVMPTAK encoded by the coding sequence ATGACACCCTATACCGATTCCACCGAAGTTGCGCAGTACATCCAAGGTGCACGCACCGCGGGCACCAGCACACGCACACAACCCGTCTACAACCCCGCCACCGGGCAGGTGGCACGCCAGGTGCGCCTCGGTAACGCGGACGACGTAGCCGCTGCCGTGGCCTCTGCCAACGCGGCATTCCCTGCCTGGGCCGACACGCCACCCATCCGGCGCGCGCGCATCATGTTCAAGTTCCTGGAGCTGCTCAATGCCCGGAAGGACGAACTAGCCCGCGTGATCACCGCCGAACATGGCAAGGTGTTTACCGATGCGCAGGGTGAAGTCTCGCGCGGCATCGACATCGTCGAGTTTTCCTGCGGCATTGCGCAACTGCTCAAGGGCGACTTCACCGACCAGGTTTCCACCGGCATCGACAACTGGACACTGCGCCAGCCCCTGGGCGTGGTGGCCGGCATCACGCCGTTCAACTTCCCCGTGATGGTGCCCATGTGGATGTTCCCGGTGGCGATTGCCGCAGGCAACACCTTTGTCTTGAAGCCCAGTCCGCTGGACCCCAGCCCCAGCCTGCTGATTGCCGACCTGTTCAAGCAAGCCGGTCTGCCCGATGGCGTGTTCAACGTGGTGCAGGGCGACAAGGAAGCCGTGGACGCATTGCTGGAACACCCCGATGTGAAGGCCATCAGCTTCGTGGGCTCCACACCGATTGCCAATCACATCTATGAAACCGGCGCGCGCCATGGCAAACGCGTGCAGGCCCTGGGCGGTGCCAAGAACCATATGGTGGTGATGCCCGATGCCGACATTGATCAAGCCGTGGACGCCCTGGTGGGCGCGGGCTATGGCTCGGCTGGCGAACGCTGCATGGCCATCAGCGTGGCCGTATTGGTAGGGGATGTGGGTGATCGCCTGATCCCCAAACTGCTGGAGCGCACCAAGTCCCTGAAGGTGCTGGACGGCATGAACCTCGCTGCCGAGATGGGCCCCATCGTGACCCAGGCCGCGCACGCGCGCATCACCGGCTACATCGAACAAGGTGTGAAGGAAGGCGCTACGCTTTTGCACGATGGCCGCACCTTCAGTGGCAAGGCTGCTGGCGCCGGTTGTGACAACGGCTTCTGGATGGGGGGCACGCTGTTTGACAACGTTACGCCCGAGATGAAGATCTACAAGGAGGAGATCTTCGGCCCGGTGCTGTCCTGCGTGCATGTGAAAGACCTGGCCCAGGCGGTGAACCTGATCAACGCGCATGAGTTCGGCAACGGTGTCTCCTGCTTCACCCGCGACGGCAACGTGGCACGCGAATTCAGCCGCCGCATCCAAGTGGGCATGGTGGGCATCAACGTGCCCATCCCCGTGCCCATGGCCTGGCACGGCTTTGGCGGCTGGAAGAAGAGCCTGTTTGGCGACATGCATGCCTACGGCGAAGAGGGCGTGCGCTTCTACACCAAGCAAAAGAGCATCATGCAGCGCTGGCCCGAGAGCATTGGCAAGGGCGCCGAATTTGTGATGCCCACGGCCAAATAG
- a CDS encoding nitroreductase has translation MSIRLSSPPSVPNDVLRSAVDWALITRRSTRAFLSTPVARADVEAILDVARYCASGVNMQPWHVHVVMGEARKRLSRTIISIYDDPAQMSGLEEPYDYYPAQWSSPYLDRRRKVGWDLYGLLGIQKGDKDRMHAQHGANYRFFGAPVGLMFTIDRGMGRGSLIDYGMFLQSIMVAARARGLDTCPQAAFTPFHRVISEQLKIPDQQMLVCGMSLGYADPSRIENSLATDRESVGAFTSFHE, from the coding sequence ATGAGCATACGACTGTCTTCGCCCCCCAGTGTCCCAAACGACGTGCTGCGCAGCGCCGTTGATTGGGCCCTTATTACCCGCCGTTCCACTCGTGCCTTTCTGTCCACGCCGGTTGCCAGAGCGGATGTGGAGGCGATCCTGGATGTGGCCCGTTATTGCGCCTCAGGCGTCAATATGCAGCCCTGGCACGTTCATGTTGTCATGGGTGAAGCCAGGAAGCGCCTCAGCCGGACAATCATCAGCATCTACGACGACCCTGCACAAATGTCCGGGCTTGAAGAACCCTACGACTACTATCCGGCGCAATGGTCTTCACCGTACCTCGATCGCCGCCGCAAAGTGGGCTGGGATCTCTACGGTTTGCTGGGAATCCAGAAAGGCGACAAGGATCGCATGCATGCGCAGCACGGTGCCAACTACCGGTTCTTTGGTGCACCCGTGGGGCTGATGTTCACGATCGACCGGGGCATGGGGCGTGGCAGCCTGATCGACTATGGAATGTTTCTGCAAAGCATCATGGTGGCCGCCCGTGCGCGGGGTTTGGACACCTGCCCGCAAGCCGCCTTTACCCCCTTCCACCGGGTCATTTCCGAACAGCTGAAGATTCCGGATCAGCAGATGCTGGTGTGTGGCATGAGCCTTGGATATGCAGATCCCAGCCGGATCGAAAACTCGCTCGCTACCGACCGAGAATCCGTGGGCGCGTTCACAAGCTTTCACGAATAA
- the iolB gene encoding 5-deoxy-glucuronate isomerase yields MVSPLLAKAASEGREIVNVTPERAGWKHVGFRAVRLAAGETETVQTGTRELCLVVLTGTVDVEVDGQVFANLGQRATVFEEVSPAAVYVPSGKTVVVRNAAGAGHLAEVALCTAPCDDATRSVSVIDPASMRRSVRGKGTNTRYVCDILPHDDPRAAHLLVVEVITPSSHSSSYPPHKHDQETPPTETLLEETYYHRLNPPQGFAFQRVYTDDRSLDEACAVENHDVVMVPRGYHPVVAPHGYDLYYLNVMAGPNRFWVFKNDPAHEWMLATP; encoded by the coding sequence ATGGTCAGTCCCCTACTTGCCAAGGCCGCCTCAGAAGGCCGCGAAATCGTCAACGTCACGCCCGAGCGCGCGGGCTGGAAGCATGTGGGCTTTCGGGCCGTGCGTCTGGCTGCTGGTGAAACCGAGACAGTGCAGACCGGTACCCGCGAACTGTGCCTGGTGGTGCTCACCGGCACCGTCGATGTGGAAGTGGACGGCCAGGTGTTTGCCAACCTGGGCCAGCGCGCCACGGTGTTCGAAGAGGTCTCGCCCGCAGCCGTGTACGTGCCCTCCGGCAAGACCGTGGTGGTGCGCAACGCGGCCGGCGCTGGCCATCTGGCCGAAGTGGCCCTGTGCACCGCGCCCTGTGACGATGCCACGCGCAGCGTGAGCGTGATTGACCCGGCCAGCATGCGCCGCAGCGTGCGCGGCAAGGGCACGAACACACGCTATGTGTGCGACATCCTGCCGCACGACGACCCGCGCGCAGCCCATCTGCTGGTGGTGGAAGTCATCACGCCCAGCAGCCACAGCTCCAGCTACCCGCCGCACAAGCACGATCAGGAAACGCCGCCGACCGAGACGCTGCTGGAGGAAACCTACTACCACCGCCTCAATCCGCCGCAAGGCTTCGCCTTCCAGCGCGTCTACACCGATGACCGCAGCCTGGACGAAGCCTGTGCGGTCGAGAACCACGACGTAGTGATGGTGCCGCGCGGCTATCACCCGGTGGTCGCACCCCATGGCTACGATCTGTATTACCTCAATGTGATGGCGGGTCCGAACCGCTTCTGGGTGTTCAAGAACGACCCGGCGCACGAGTGGATGCTGGCGACCCCCTGA
- a CDS encoding Rieske 2Fe-2S domain-containing protein: protein MQTDFEPALPTAAVAIGQWHIAAQSHQLEPHKPLGVSVMSEPVVLYRKKDGAPVALEDRCPHRWALLSGGRVDGDNIVCPYHGFKFCPRGHLIEISGKSGSPSMDSARVYAVIERDSLIWVWVGDGDPTSAAI, encoded by the coding sequence ATGCAAACAGACTTTGAGCCGGCACTGCCAACGGCCGCAGTAGCGATTGGGCAGTGGCATATTGCTGCACAATCCCATCAATTGGAGCCTCATAAGCCACTAGGAGTTTCGGTGATGAGCGAACCAGTTGTGCTCTACCGCAAAAAGGACGGGGCTCCAGTTGCATTGGAAGATCGGTGCCCACATCGCTGGGCACTATTGTCCGGAGGACGTGTCGATGGTGACAACATCGTGTGCCCCTACCATGGCTTCAAATTTTGTCCTCGTGGCCATCTGATCGAAATATCTGGCAAGTCGGGCTCACCAAGTATGGACAGTGCACGGGTTTATGCCGTCATTGAAAGGGATTCCCTTATTTGGGTCTGGGTGGGTGATGGAGATCCAACTTCTGCAGCCATTTAA
- the iolD gene encoding 3D-(3,5/4)-trihydroxycyclohexane-1,2-dione acylhydrolase (decyclizing): MTTIRLTMAQALVKYLSALRVEMEGGSIEPYCGGVFTIFGHGNVAGMGEALWAERACLQTFRAHNEQGMAHAAIGFAKAHMRQRMMAVSSSIGPGATNMVTAAAVAHVNRIPVLLLPGDTFATRAPDPVLQQVESFQQGDVSANDCFRPVTRYFDRISRPEQLLTALPRAIQVMTDPADCGPVCLALPQDVQAHAFDYPASFFELEIIRFRRPPADAFELGRAANLLKTAKRPMIVAGGGVLYSLACDGLRAFADRFGIPVVESHGGKSALPWDHSLNLGGIGVDGGLAANALAREADVVFAVGTRLQDFTTGSHALFSKAKLLSLNVQHFDAGKWSGTALVADAKVGLEQLTAALGAWSADSAWTTRCKVEAAGWVNKVTELTTNIPAAGTLPYDAEVMGAVRDSLNDAGGDSGKHDVVVCAAGTLPAELHKLWRPSLPGNYHMEYGYSCMGYEIAGALGVKMARPQQEVIVMVGDGSYMMMNSELATSVLLGQKLIIVVLDNRGYGCIERLQLNTGSPSFNNMLDDCIPEGGEASRIDFAKHGAAMGADAVHVKNVAELKNAMVKARAAQRTQVLVIDTTHSRITREGGCWWEVGIPEVSQRPEVGEAYAVYLVAKQDQRV, from the coding sequence ATGACAACGATCCGACTGACCATGGCCCAGGCCCTGGTGAAATACCTGAGCGCACTGCGCGTGGAAATGGAAGGCGGCAGCATAGAACCTTATTGCGGCGGTGTCTTCACCATTTTTGGCCACGGCAACGTGGCCGGTATGGGCGAGGCACTTTGGGCTGAACGCGCATGTCTGCAAACTTTTCGTGCCCATAACGAGCAAGGCATGGCCCATGCGGCCATTGGCTTTGCCAAGGCGCATATGCGCCAACGCATGATGGCAGTCAGCTCCAGCATTGGCCCAGGTGCGACCAACATGGTCACTGCTGCCGCTGTGGCGCACGTGAATCGCATTCCGGTGTTGCTCTTGCCAGGCGATACATTCGCTACGCGCGCGCCGGACCCCGTACTGCAGCAGGTCGAAAGCTTTCAGCAGGGTGATGTCTCGGCCAACGATTGTTTCCGCCCCGTCACCCGTTACTTTGATCGCATCAGCCGCCCCGAACAGCTCTTGACGGCCCTGCCGCGGGCCATTCAAGTTATGACCGACCCGGCCGATTGCGGCCCGGTCTGTTTGGCCCTGCCGCAGGATGTGCAGGCCCATGCCTTTGATTACCCGGCCAGCTTCTTTGAACTCGAAATCATTCGCTTCCGCCGCCCGCCAGCTGACGCCTTCGAACTAGGCCGCGCCGCTAATTTGCTCAAGACCGCCAAGCGGCCGATGATCGTGGCCGGCGGTGGTGTGCTTTACAGTCTGGCCTGTGATGGACTGCGTGCCTTTGCGGACCGCTTTGGAATTCCTGTTGTGGAATCGCATGGTGGCAAAAGCGCCCTGCCCTGGGACCATTCGCTCAATCTGGGCGGCATTGGTGTGGATGGTGGCCTGGCCGCCAACGCACTGGCGCGCGAAGCCGATGTAGTGTTTGCCGTGGGTACCCGCCTACAAGACTTCACTACGGGCTCGCACGCCCTGTTTTCCAAGGCCAAACTCCTGAGTCTGAATGTGCAGCACTTTGATGCTGGCAAATGGAGCGGCACGGCCCTGGTGGCCGATGCCAAGGTGGGCCTAGAGCAACTGACCGCTGCGCTGGGTGCCTGGAGTGCGGACTCCGCCTGGACCACGCGCTGCAAGGTCGAGGCTGCGGGCTGGGTCAACAAGGTCACCGAGCTCACCACCAATATCCCCGCCGCCGGTACCTTACCCTATGACGCCGAAGTCATGGGCGCGGTGCGCGATTCGCTCAACGACGCCGGTGGCGATAGCGGAAAACACGATGTAGTAGTCTGCGCCGCCGGTACTTTGCCAGCCGAGTTGCACAAGCTCTGGCGCCCGTCCCTGCCGGGCAATTACCACATGGAATACGGCTACTCCTGCATGGGCTACGAGATTGCCGGTGCGCTCGGCGTGAAGATGGCGCGCCCGCAACAGGAAGTGATTGTGATGGTGGGCGACGGCTCCTACATGATGATGAATTCCGAGCTGGCCACCTCAGTTCTGTTGGGCCAGAAACTGATCATTGTTGTGCTGGATAACCGTGGCTATGGCTGCATCGAACGCCTGCAACTCAATACGGGTAGCCCCAGCTTTAACAACATGTTGGACGACTGTATCCCAGAAGGTGGCGAGGCCAGCCGCATTGACTTCGCCAAGCACGGTGCTGCTATGGGAGCAGACGCGGTGCATGTGAAGAATGTGGCTGAACTCAAAAATGCCATGGTCAAAGCCCGCGCAGCCCAACGCACCCAAGTGCTTGTGATAGACACCACACATTCCCGCATCACCCGTGAGGGGGGATGCTGGTGGGAAGTGGGTATTCCGGAAGTGTCGCAGCGCCCAGAAGTTGGCGAGGCCTATGCTGTGTACCTAGTGGCCAAGCAGGATCAGCGGGTTTGA
- a CDS encoding LacI family DNA-binding transcriptional regulator: protein MKIQASTNRKVTASDVAALAGVSKWTVSRAFTEGAQVAPEVRERVKKISAELGYSPNLLARSLSTRKTHIIGLVMDELGNPNQLKLLNEVTRQLQLKSYSSLLLNLSSEYSPANALTLADQLQVDGLLFLGTTLTHELINLAQNIKHIPLVVMFRNSGNAGIPFVSTDGFQAGREIAELFVESGYRSIGYMAGPTSESTELRRFEGFKEGLLEKGITLSTVLNTGHYQRSEGMQSLMKYLESTPRDRRIEAMFCENDILAIGAMDALLACHATGKIAIVGFDDIELASSPAYELTTFRQPMEFLVGEAINRLLDTSGDERKSLLSPGALILRASHKRKAA from the coding sequence ATGAAAATCCAGGCTTCAACGAACAGAAAGGTCACGGCCAGCGATGTCGCCGCGCTAGCCGGTGTTTCAAAGTGGACTGTTTCGCGCGCCTTCACCGAAGGCGCTCAAGTGGCTCCTGAGGTACGGGAAAGAGTCAAGAAAATCTCAGCGGAACTGGGCTACAGCCCCAACCTGCTCGCCCGCAGCCTGTCCACCCGCAAGACCCACATCATTGGACTGGTGATGGACGAATTGGGTAATCCCAACCAGCTCAAACTCCTCAATGAGGTGACGCGACAACTGCAACTCAAGTCCTACAGCTCGCTGCTACTCAACCTCAGTTCCGAATACAGCCCGGCCAATGCGCTCACGCTGGCAGATCAGCTGCAGGTTGACGGTCTGTTGTTTCTGGGCACGACACTGACCCACGAGTTGATCAATCTGGCGCAGAACATCAAGCACATACCCTTGGTGGTCATGTTTCGTAACAGCGGCAATGCGGGAATCCCCTTTGTCAGCACAGATGGCTTTCAGGCTGGGCGTGAAATTGCGGAACTCTTTGTGGAGAGTGGCTACCGAAGTATTGGCTACATGGCTGGCCCCACATCAGAAAGCACAGAGCTCAGGCGCTTTGAGGGCTTCAAGGAAGGCCTGCTGGAGAAAGGCATCACGCTGTCAACCGTACTGAATACAGGGCATTACCAGCGCAGCGAAGGCATGCAATCGCTCATGAAATATCTGGAGTCGACCCCCAGGGACAGACGCATTGAAGCAATGTTCTGCGAAAACGATATTTTGGCTATCGGTGCCATGGACGCTTTGCTCGCGTGTCACGCCACTGGAAAGATAGCAATTGTTGGTTTCGACGATATTGAATTGGCGTCTTCTCCTGCCTATGAGCTCACCACTTTCAGGCAGCCCATGGAATTTCTGGTGGGAGAGGCAATCAATCGCTTGCTTGATACCTCTGGTGATGAACGTAAGTCGCTTCTGTCCCCTGGAGCACTTATATTGCGGGCGAGCCATAAACGCAAAGCAGCTTGA
- a CDS encoding MaoC family dehydratase, with translation MTEIPHSLVMVGEKFSTRHTFNEEQVRAFAVQAGDTNPLHHDSAVAAKSRYKQLIVSGTHTTALILGLTASHFSKNHSVIGISFSVEFRKAVFADAAVRIEWEVVATSKTGNNAQRVKLLGGMYDADGNLCVQATGTVRVSLSI, from the coding sequence ATGACTGAAATACCCCACTCGTTGGTCATGGTTGGAGAAAAGTTTTCGACACGTCACACCTTCAATGAGGAACAGGTCCGTGCATTTGCCGTGCAGGCCGGCGACACCAACCCATTGCACCATGATTCTGCGGTTGCTGCGAAAAGCCGATACAAGCAACTGATTGTCAGTGGTACACACACCACCGCGCTCATTTTGGGACTAACCGCATCGCACTTTTCCAAAAACCATTCGGTAATAGGAATTTCTTTTTCCGTCGAGTTCCGTAAGGCCGTATTTGCAGACGCCGCTGTGCGGATCGAATGGGAAGTGGTAGCCACTTCAAAGACCGGCAACAACGCACAAAGGGTGAAACTGCTAGGTGGCATGTATGACGCGGATGGTAATCTGTGCGTACAAGCGACAGGTACTGTGCGAGTCAGCTTGTCCATCTGA
- a CDS encoding Gfo/Idh/MocA family oxidoreductase, with product MGEGLEDNALSPWRFPSGVTAFTHQGFATSFGEKDIEMLGTQATRKGVSMLDQGAPGTLEMMSAQGDEVKQMQDRNLYTDLLMQFHQALRGEPTDMADGEAGLKSLAVAQAIHESEKSGETVPVRYPQHLNGAVQ from the coding sequence ATGGGTGAAGGACTCGAAGACAACGCTCTGTCGCCCTGGCGCTTTCCGAGCGGGGTCACCGCTTTTACCCACCAGGGCTTTGCCACGTCCTTTGGTGAGAAAGACATTGAAATGCTGGGCACCCAAGCAACGCGCAAAGGCGTATCCATGTTGGATCAGGGTGCTCCAGGGACTCTGGAGATGATGTCAGCGCAAGGCGACGAGGTCAAGCAGATGCAGGACAGAAATCTCTATACCGATTTGTTGATGCAATTTCACCAGGCGCTACGCGGCGAACCTACTGACATGGCCGACGGCGAGGCGGGTCTGAAATCACTGGCGGTAGCACAGGCCATTCATGAGAGCGAAAAGTCGGGTGAGACGGTGCCGGTGCGTTACCCACAGCATTTGAACGGTGCTGTGCAATGA